The DNA segment AGCAGAAAAGACAATAGCGGAAAAGGAAAACCTTCTGGGCGTGGTGCCGGAAACACCCGAAAAGGAAGCAATGCACGAGGAAATGCTCCTTTAAGTAGAAAAAAACCTACCACGAAAAAACAAGACAAGAGTGGAAATACCAACCACCAAGAAAACCCGAATGGAATTCGGTTAAATAAATACATTGCTAACAGCGGTATTTGCTCTCGTAGAGAAGCGGACACTTACATTAAAACGGGTTTGGTATCGGTAAATGGAAACATTATAAACGAAATGGGCTATAAAGTTCAGTTAGCCGACGATGTTCGTTTCGATGGTCGTCGTATTAATCCAGAGCCAGACACCTATGTTTTATTGAACAAACCAAAGTCTGTTGCCACAACTACCAGTGAAAGCAAAGGATTAACCGTAATGGATTTAATCTCGAATGCAACTACTGCCGATGTAAAACCGATAGGCCGTTTGGGTAGAAATGCAACCGGATTATTGTTGTTCACCAACGATGATAAGCTAGTTAAAAAGTTGCATAGCAAAGGGATGCCTCGTCTGTTTCATATTGAATTAGACAAAAACCTTAAAGCTTCCGATCTTCAGAAAATAGAAGAAGGTTTAAAAATTAACGGTAAAACAGTTGAAGTAGAAGAAATTAGCTACGTAGACAATTCGCCTAAAAAAGAAATTGGTCTGAAAATCAAAAATATGGGAAACAGTATTATCCGTGATATTTTTGATCATTTAGACTACGATGTGGTGAAAGTAGACTGTGTAACCATTGCACATCTTACTAAAAAAGACTTACCAAGAGGCCGTTGGAAAATATTGACCAAAAGAGAAGTAGAGCTTTTTAGCATGATGTAATACTTTACTGATATTCAAACTAGAACACCTCTTTTTACAGGGGTGTTTTTTTATGCTAAATTTTTACTGAAATGATTTTCTATATCAAAAAATAAAGTACATTTGCTGCGCATTTAGCTGAACAAATTGAACCGTGTTTCTGTGTTCGGGTTTTTGAAGATTAGGAAGTCATATTCAAAAACAGGTTGCCAGGCAACCAGCCGAAATTTAAAGCTAGCTTCCGCCTTACCCTTAGAACCTGTAGAAGGTTTCTCACAACGTTTAGCCTACTGGCTCAACCCTATCCGTATTTGAAAATACCGTTAATTTTTTGTTATTTCTCTCAATTTTCTGAGGGTATCAACTAATTGATTTATAATTTTCATGTCTAACCGTTACTTTTTAAAATGAATACTAAATATATTGATCTCATTGATCAAACCTATTATTTTCCGCAGGAAGAGTTTGCTTTAAACGAAAACAAAACCTTAACTTTTCACGATATCGACTTAATGGATCTCGTTTCAAAATACGGGGCACCTTTAAAGTTTACCTATCTTCCTAAAATTTCAAAAAACATACAACGCGCCAAAAAATGGTTTGGCAATGCGATTGAAAAGCATAATTATCAAGGCAATTATAACTATTGCTATTGCACGAAAAGCTCTCACTTTAAACACGTGTTACACGAAGCGTTAAAAAACGATATTCATATTGAAACCTCATCGGCATTCGATATTAATATTGTTGAAAACTTAAAAGCGGAAGGAAAAATCAATAACAACACCTATGTAATTTGCAACGGTTTTAAGCGGGAACAATACGTTAACAACATTGCGCGATTAATTAATGAAGGACATAAAAACTGCATTCCTGTAATTGATAATTATGAGGAAATTGGGTTACTTTCCGAACAAATTGAAGGCAATTATAAAGTAGGAATTAGAATCGCTTCGGAAGAAGAGCCTAAGTTTGAATTTTACACCTCTCGCTTGGGGATTGGGTATAAAAATATTGTTCCTTTTTACGAAAAACAAATTAAGGACAACAAACAGGTTGAGCTTAAAATGCTTCACTTTTTCATTAACACCGGTATTCGCGACAACGCCTATTACTGGAACGAATTGGTAAAGTGTTTAAACGTGTACACCAAACTGAAAAAGGTTTGTCCTTCACTGGATAGCTTAAACATTGGCGGTGGGTTTCCTATAAAAAATTCATTGGCTTTCGAGTATGACTATCAGTATATGATCGATGAAATCATCAACCAAATAAATATCACCTGCGCAGAAGCCGATGTGCCTGTGCCTAGTATATTTACGGAATTTGGTAGCTTTACAGTAGGTGAAAGCGGTGGAGCCATTTATGAGATTTTATACCAAAAACAACAAAACGATCGCGAAAAGTGGAATATGATTAATTCTTCTTTTATTACAACCTTACCCGATACCTGGGCGATTAGTAAACGTTTCATTATGCTAGCAATCAATCGTTGGAATGATGAATACGAACGCATCTTATTAGGAGGGTTAACCTGCGATAGTGACGATTATTACAACAGCGAACAGCATATGAACGCTATTTATTTGCCTAAATTTAAAAAAGAAAAACCGTTGTATATCGGCTTTTTTAACACGGGAGCTTATCAAGAAAGCATTGGCGGATTTGGTGGATTACAACACTGTTTAATCCCTTCACCAAAACATATTTTAATTGACAAAGACGATGATGGAAACATCACGACCAAATTATTTTCACAACAACAAACAAGCGAGCAATTGCTAAACATTTTAGGTTATGAGCACTAAAACGTATGCCGGAATCCCGCAAAAATATGCGGCTCTGGAAACTTCAAAAATTGTATTAATTCCTGTTCCTTACGATGGCACCAGTACGTGGCAAAAAGGAGCCGATAAAGGTCCAGGAGCTTTTTTACACGCTTCAGAAAACATGGAATTGTACGATATTGAAACCGAAACCGAAGTTTACAAACAAGGAATCTATTTAAGCGAACCCATTACTGAAAATGCTTCACCGGAAGCGATGGTAGAAGCGGTTCACAAAAAAACAAAAGATTATATTCTTCGGAATAAGTTTGTAACTGTTTTTGGTGGTGAGCACAGTATTTCAATCGGTACAATCCGTGCATTTAATGAATGTTTTGACGATTTAACCGTGCTTCATATCGATGCCCATGCAGACCTTCGGAAAGAGTATGAAGGTTCTACTTGCAACCATGCTTGTGCGGTTTACGAAGCCAGCCAAATGACTAATTTAGTACAACTAGGCATTCGTAGTATGGATGTTGCCGAAACAACCGTAATGGACCGTGAAAAAACATGGTTTGCACACGAAATGGCAACCGATGAGTATTGGATGGACAATGTAATTGAAGCGCTGGGTGAAAACGTATTTATTACGTTCGATTTGGATGCATTTGATCCTTCTATCCTACCCTCAACGGGAACCCCAGAACCAGGTGGGTTGTTTTTCTATGAAACCATGGAGTTTTTAAAACAAGTTTTTGCTGAACGCAATGTGGTTGGATTTGATATTGTAGAATTATGCCCAAATCCAGCAGAGAAATCATCTGACTTTTTAGCGGCTAAATTGTATTACAAAATGCTTAGCTACAAGTTTGAAGGTACAGAAGGAGAAGATGACTATGAAAGCAATTTCACAGACTCAAAAAAAGGAATTTCAAAATTTAACGACAACGAAGATGAGGACTAATAAAGGAGCGATTTCAGAATTTATTCAAAAATATTATTTGCACTTCAACGCTGCCGCTTTGGTAGATGCTGCAAAAGGATACGAAGACCAATTGAACAAAGGTTCAAAAATGTTAGTGTCCTTAGCTGGAGCTATGAGTACTGCGGAATTAGGTAAAATATTTGCTGAAATGATCCGTCAGGATAAAGTGCATATCATTTCGTGTACGGGTGCAAACTTGGAAGAAGATATTATGAATTTAGTGGCGCACAGCCACTATAAACGAGTTCCTAATTATCGTGATTTAACCCCAAAAAATGAATGGGATTTATTAGAAAAAGGACTGAACCGAGTAACAGATACGTGCATTCCAGAAGAAGAAGCATTCAGAAGAATTCAAGAACATATTGTAAAAATATGGAAGGAAGCAGAAGCCAATGGCGAACGCTATTTACCGCACGAATATATGTACAAATTGCTTTTAAGTGGTGTGTTAGAAGAACATTACGAAATCGATTTAAAAGATTCTTGGATGTATGCTGCGGCAGAAAAAAACCTTCCTATTGTTTGTCCAGGTTGGGAAGACAGTACGATGGGTAATATTTTTGCTAGCTATGTTTTAAAAGGCGAGCTAAAAGCCTCAACCATGAAAAGTGGAATTGAGTATATGACCTTCTTGGCTGATTGGTACACCGATAATTCAGAAAAAGGAATTGGTTTCTTCCAAATTGGTGGTGGAATTGCTGGTGATTTCCCTATTTGTGTCGTACCGATGTTGTATCAAGATATGGAACGTACCGACACGCCTTTTTGGAGTTATTTTTGTCAAATTTCAGACTCAACAACGAGCTACGGAAGCTATTCGGGAGCAGTCCCAAACGAAAAAATCACGTGGGGTAAATTGGACATTGATACACCAAAATTCATTATAGAAAGTGACGCTACCATCGTCGCCCCTTTAATTTTCGCATATCTCTTAGATATGTAACCCATGGAAAACAAAATAGAAAATATAGAATTAAAATTCTTAACGCTTAAAGATTACGAAGCGTTAAAAAAAGCAACCCTTCAGTCATATGGAGGGTTGCCAAATTCTTATTGGAAAATTGAAGAGATTGGTAATTTAATTTCTTTGTTTCCAGAAGGTCAAGTGGTCATTATGGCCGATGGCGAAATTGCAGGTTGTGCCCTATCGATTATTGTAGACTATGATAAAATTGAAGACAATCATACCTATGATGATATAACGCGCGACCCGTCGTTTAAAATCCACGATCCCAACGGTGATGTGCTCTACGGAATTGACGTGTTTATACATCCCGATTACCGCGGACTTCGATTAGGTCGCAGACTCTACGATTATCGAAAAGAATTGTGTGAAAACTTAAACCTGAAAAGTATCGTATTCGGGGGAAGAATGCCTAACTACCATAAACATGCCGACACTATTTCACCAAAAAAATACTTAGAGAAAGTACGAAGCAAAGAAATTGAAGATCCTGTATTGAACTTTCAGTTATCAAACGATTTTCACCCGCTTCGTGTTTTAAAAGGATATTTAGAAGGCGATGCCGCTTCGGGCGAATATGCCGTTTTAATGGAATGGGACAATATTTACTACACCAAACCAGATAAAAAACCAAGTGCTACCAAAAGTATCGTTCGTTTAGGACTTATTCAATGGCAAATGCGTTCGTATAACGGCATAGAAGATTTAATGCAGCAAGTTGAATATTTTATTGACAGTGTTGCAGGATACCGAAGTGATTTCGCTGTGTTCCCCGAATTTTTCAATGCGCCGCTTATGGCTGAATACAACCATATGAGCGAACCAGAAGCGATACGCGAACTGGCAACGCACACTGCTGAAATTACCGAGCGATTGTCTAAACTTTCTATTTCATACAACATTAATATTATCTCCGGAAGTATGCCGGAAGTAGTAGATGACAAACTGTACAATGTTGGCTATTTATGCCGCCGTGACGGAAGTGTAGAGCGGTATGAAAAATTACACGTAACCCCAGATGAAGCAAAAGTTTGGGGCATGCAACAAGGAAATACGCTTAAAACGTTTGATACCGATTGCGGAAAAGTAGGAATATTAATTTGTTACGATTCTGAATTTCCTGAGCTTTCCAGACTTTTATCTGATGAAGGAATGGACATTCTGTTTATACCATTTTTAACAGACACACAAAACGGATATTCTAGAGTTCGGTTGTGTGCACAAGCTCGTGCCATTGAAAACGAATGCTATGTCGCCATTGCTGGCAGTGTGGGTAACTTACCGAAAGTACATAATATGGACATTCAATATGCACAATCGGCTGTGTTTACACCTTGCGATTTTGCTTTTCCTAACAACGGTGTTAAAGCAGAAACCACCCCAAATACTGAGATGATTTTGGTAGCCGATGTTGATTTAGATTTGTTACGGGAATTACACACCTTTGGCGCTGTAAGGAATTTAAAAGACAGACGAAAAGATTTTTATAATTTAGGACGGGTAAAGAAAATATAGTATTAATATCTGAGAGTTACTATTATACCAAAATCGCTAATACTTTATGCAAATGATTGTATTATCTTTATACGACATTCATAATAATATAGATAATGAAGAATAAGATAATAGCTATATTCGTTTTAATACCACTTTTGGCTTTTGGGCAAAACAATCCCGAAAATAGTTCTTCTTCAAGTGTCAAGCTTGAAAAGGATCTGATCTGGCAAACTTCCAATGGGCAAAGCATTATAGGTGTCTATCAAGTATTGCCTTTGGATTCTAAATTTCAGAACTATGATATATCCATGAATATATCTTATCATTATTCTGAGAATAGATCTCTTCAAAAATTAATTGCGGGCAAAGGTGCTGTGTTAAAAGATACCATCATTGTAGATGAATATGGAAATATGCACGATGTACAAGCTAAGTTTATTCGTCCTACTGATCTTTTTGTTTATAAGGACTTTAGTAATAACGTTTTTAAAATGCAGTTTGACAAGAATAAAAAAATGAGGGCAATCCAAGACACTATACCGAAATATAATTGGATTTTGTATAATGAAGCAAAAAAGTTGAAGGGCTATAAGTGCAAAAAGGCCACAACTACAGTACGAAAAGAAGGCAGAAATTTTAACATCGTTGCCTGGTACACTGATGAAATACCAGTAAGTGACGGCCCTAAAGATTACACCGGACTTCCAGGACTCATTTTACAATTATATGTAGGTAATTATACTGTCATAAAAATTGATAAGTTGAAAATCTTAGAAGATCAATCGCAACTCATACCAGAACCTGCTGTAAATGCTCCTTTGACTTTTTTACAATACAATACTATTTACAACCAAAATGATTGAGGTATTTATGAAACCTACTAACAGGCTACCAATAGAGAACTGAAAAAAATAACTTAAGGTGTATAACCATAATTTGGCTCACGTAACTCTTATGTTATTGCGCTTCCAAATTTTCTCCTAAAAAAAATCTCCCAAACCGCATACCCAATTACTACGACATACTCCGTAGCTACCAACCAGAGGTTTTCATTAAAACCATCAGCTCCATAAGCACTATAACTTAATATTACCACAGCACTCCAAACTATAGGAAAGCGGTATCTGGTAAACAAGCATAGCAGTAAAGGCGTTGCAACATACCAAGGATGTACGGTCGTAGACAACAAAAAGTAGAACGAAACGCCAAAGAGCATAGCCGTAATTAATTTTGGAAGTGTTTCATTTCTTCGGAAGAAGGTGAGTATCAATATGAAAGCAATGACAATCAGTGGTAATATCTTACCTACCGTAGCAATAATATTCCATCCCACGGTTTGAAAACCGATCCACCTTATGATGTAATACACACTCGCATTAAATTCAAAATTCTGAAACCATAATCCAATAGTTGTTGTGAAATTCTGAAGAAATTCTGAAGAAAAGAACGGTAAGAATGTTACAACAGCTGTTAACAGGCAAACTGAATAAAACATAATCAGTTTCTTTATTCCAAATGAGGTGAATTCCAATGAAGAGTTTTTTTCGCTCTTCTTATTCTTCAAGAAGTAGTTAAAAAATAGTGGCAAAAACAACAATGGCAACAATTTAACTGAAACAGAAACCCCTATCAATATAGCAGCCCAAACCCATTTCCTTTTTTGTAATAAATATAGTGCCCAAACTAGAAAGAAAAGCATAACGCCTTCAAAATGTAGGTTTCCCGTTAATTCAATAATGATAAAAGGGTTCAGGAAATACCAAAAAATAGTATGTGGATTTAGATTTAGGTTCTTTAGTAATTTTCTTCCGAAGTAAAAGGCACCTACATCTGCAAGAATCATAATTAATCGTAAAACTACCACTGAACCGAGTATACTGTTTTTAGCAAATAAAGCAGCTATTGCAAAAAATAGTTGATTGATTGGCGGATAATTACTGTAATGGCTGGCATTGAGAGCGCCCATACCATTTATTAGTTTCGTTGCTTCCGCTCCGCTAAGCCATCTTAAACTATTCAATATTTCAGATGTTTTATTTACATATTGTTCTGGGGTAAAAAGGTATGGGTTTTCACCTTGCAGCAACAATCTGCCATCCCAGATAAAACGATAAAAATCCTGTGACAAATTGGGGATGGCAACTAAAAAGACCAATCGAAAAGCAATTCCGAATCCGAACAGCACCCAGAAATTGCCTTTTGTTATTTGGATGAGCTTATAGGCTAAGAAAAATAAAGCTCCATACAGCGGAAGCAGTTTTGCAAAATCACTTCGGTTTAAATCGTAGCCAAAACTGGCGTATAAAGCAATGCTTATCACAGCGAAAAGCAATGGAATTCTATACAGGTTGAAAAAGTCTTTCACTTAGTTTTACTTTACGAAACCACAAGATATAAAACCTTCAAGGTTTTTTAAAGTTTAGGAGGTTTTATATAAAAAAGACGATCAAGAGATAGGAAGGTTTAATTAATGAAGGTTGTCTTTAAGGTAACAACTCATTTTTTTTAGCTTCTACTTTTCTGAAATGTTCACTTTCCGCTTCAGTTAGCAGCCTTGATTTTATTAAAAATCGAATACCTAATGGAATTTCTACAGAAAAACTAGAGCCACGACCTTTTGTAATATCGACGGTTAAATGTGTGTGTTTCCAGTATTCGTATTGATCTTGATTCATATAAAAAGAAACGCCAGCAACTGCTCCTAAAAGGATGTCGCTTTCATCTAAATAAAAGTCATCTTTTGAAATCAACATAGGTGACGATCCATCGCAACAACCTCCACTTTGATGAAAAATAAGCGAACCGTGTTGTTCTTTCATTTGTTCAACAATCTTTTTTGCTTCATCTGTTATTGCTACTCTACTATTTTTCATATTCTAAATTTAAAAATAAAGGCCGGAAATTAATTCCGACCTTCTTAAAACCAACTAAATATTAAAAGAAACCTAATTTTTTCTTATCATAGGAAATTAGCATATTTTTAGTTTGACGGTAATGATCGAGCATCATTTTATGGTTTTCTCGACCAATTCCAGATTTTTTATAACCTCCAAATGGAGCGTGCGCAGGATATGCATGATAGTTGTTTACCCATACTCTACCCGCTTTTACTTCTCTTGAAATTTGATACGCTTGATGCATATCACGTGTCCAAACCCCAGCGCCTAAACCATAAAGTGTATCATTCGCTATTTCGATCGCATCTGCTTCATTCTTGAAGCTTGTAACACAAACTACAGGACCGAAAATTTCTTCTTGAAATACCCGCATCTTGTTATTTCCTTTAAAAATAGTCGGTTTAATGTAATACCCGCCTTCTAAGCCTTCATTGTAAGCTGAATCTCCACCAGCAAGCACTTCACAGCCTTCTTCTTTTCCAATTTTTATGTAATTTAAAATTTTCTCGTATTGATCGTTAGAGGCTTGAGCTCCCATCATCGTTTCCGGATCTAACGGATGTCCTATTTTAATAGCTTTGGTTCGCTCTACAACACGCTCCATAAATTTATCAAAAATACTTTCTTCAACTAAAATTCTAGATGGGGCCGTGCAAACCTCTCCTTGGTTAAAGGCAAAAAGGACTGCTCCTTCAATAGCTTTATCAAGAAAATCATCATCTTCATCCATGATGCTTTTAAAGAAAATATTTGGTGATTTTCCTCCTAATTCTAACGTAACAGGAATAATGTTTTTAGAAGCATATTGCATAATTAATTGTCCGGTAGTAGTTTCACCCGTAAACGCAATCTTTTTAATGCGAGGGCTTGATGCTAATGGTTTCCCAGCTTCGAGACCAAATCCATTTATAATGTTTAATACTCCAGCAGGAACAACATCTTGAATCAATTCAGCTAAAATCATGATTCCAACAGGGGTTTGCTCAGCTGGTTTTAAAACCACACAGTTTCCTGCTGCTAATGCAGGGGCTAACTTCCAAGCTGCCATTAAAATTGGGAAGTTCCACGGGATAATTTGCCCTACAACCCCTAATGGTTCCCAAATATTTAATGAAACAGTATTTTCATCTAATTCACTAGCCCCACCTTCTTCGGCTCTAATAACACCAGCAAAATACCTAAAGTGATCTACTGCCAGTGGTAAATCTGCATTGGTAGTTTCCCGAATAGGTTTTCCGTTATCCCAAGTTTCAGCTCGTGCTAACGTTTCAATGTTATTTTCAATTATATCAGCAATTTTTAAAAGCACATTACTTCGTTCGGTTGCTGACTTTCTATTCCAAGTTTTAGCAGCTTCCCAAGCAGCATCTAATGCCTTGTCTACATCCTCTTTAGTGGATCGGGCTACTTTTGTAAACGAATTTCCATCTACTGGGGAAATACTTTCAAAATACTTTCCCTTAACTGGTTTTACCCATTTTCCACCGATAAAATTATCATACGTATCTTTAAATTTTGGTTGCTCAATAGCCTTTCCTTTTTCTGTTTCTATATTACTCATAATGACAATTATTTAGTTATTATTTTGTGAATTACATAATTTTAATAAAGGTATTTTATAATATTGTTAAGCAATTGAACAATACTATTGAAGAATAACACATTTCTATTTTTTATAGATTTTACTGAAATTTTTACGTAATATTGAATATGAATCACTCTTTAGCAAGGCATAAAGAAAGTCGGAAAATTTTCACTTTAGTTGAAAATAGAACTACGTACAATGCTGAATATTCTGAATTAAATATTTTTGAAACGCATAAAGTGGCAGAACGAGTTTCGCTTACTTTTGATTTCCCAGTTATTGCTAGTATGCTCACAGGCAAAAAAATAATGCACCTTGCCAATATCCCTGAATTTGATTTCCTTCCAGGCGAATCAGTCGTAATGCCCGCTAATAAAGAAATGATTATCGACTTCCCTACTGCAACTAAAAGTAGTCCTACGCAATGTTTGGCGTTGGGTATTGATCCCCAAAAAATAAATGAAGTCGCTTTAAAGTTTAATCAACAAGTAGAAATTGAAAACGAAAACAACAACTGGAGTCTAGAGGAAGGGTTTGCATCTCACCTTACCAATCAAGTTGAAGTGAATTACCTTATAGATAGATTGGTGAATACATTCACTAAAAACTCTTCGTCGAAAGATGTATTGCTAGATCTAATGATTCAGGAGTTAATTATTAGACTGCTTCAAACAAAGGCCAAATACAGTATTTTAAATGATCATTTAGAAATGTTTAGTGATACACGTATTGGCTCTGTAGTAAAGTACATAAAAGAAAATTTAACCAACAAAAATATTAGCGTGGACACCTTAGCCGAAAAGGCATATATGAGTACGTCTAATTTTCATAAAAAGTTCAAAAATACTTTAGGCGTTTCGCCAATAGATTTTATGAATTCAGAAAAGATCAAGTTTGCAAAAAGGTTAATGAAAAAAAATAAGACTATGCTTATCTCAGAAATTGCTTTTAAATCTGGATTTAATAATGTGAGTTATTTTAACCGCCAGTTTAAAAAATTAGAGCTGATGACCCCACAACAGTTTCGACTTTCTATTCACTAAATTAAGCTCTGCTTAACAAGCTCTTAAAAAACACAAAAGCAAAGCCTACAAAAAGCATCAAGTGAAAAGGAAATAGACCAAAATCGCCATCTTCTTTCCCAACAACAAAAGCACTGTACATCCCAAAGGCAAAATAGAGCATTAAAACCCCTTCAATAATCGTGTTTCCTGAAAGGTTTTTTGTCAGGTACTTGTTTTCTTTCCAGCTTTCTTTTAGAGAAATATTGAACTTTGGTGTTCGAATAAAATCACTTTTTTTACCAAAATGACCTTCTAAAACTGCAAGTGAGTTATGAACTGAAAAGCCCATGGCTACAGAAAAGAACGTAAAGAACATCCCAATATACTTTAGGAAGTTTTTAAATCCCCCACCATTTATTTTTGAATACGTGAGCCAATAGCACATAAAGAAGATAACAGTACTAAAGGCAAAACCTGCCAATACATAAAAAACCACAGCCCATTCAGGGTTTGCTGCTTTTATATAAAGCATGGGTACACTTAAAATGGCCACGGTTAAGATCAACAAAAACATACTACTATTTAATAAGTGGAAAAAACTATGAAATTTTGTTTTCCAAGGAACCGTAGGATCTTTCAGCAACCTTACATATAGTTTTTGAAAATTTTCAGCAGCACCTTTATTCCATCGAAATTGTTGCGATTTTGCAGCACTGATTACTACTGGGAGTTCGGCTGGAGTTTCTACATCTTCCAAATATTTAAACTTCCATTTTTTAAGTTGAGCACGGTAACTTAAGTCTAAATCTTCAGTGAGTGTATCACCTTCCCAATTCCCTGCATCGATAATACATGTCTTCCGCCAAATACCAGCGGTACCGTTAAAGTTGATAAAATGATTGCCGAAATTGCGGCCTACTTGTTCTAACACAAAGTGAAAATCGAGGGCAAAGGCTTGTATTTTTGTAAGGAGTGAGTAATCTCTATTAATATGGCCCCAACGAGTTTGTACCACGCCAATTTTTTCGTCTTTAAAATAAGGAACTGTCTTTTTTAACCAGTCTTTCTTCGGAAGGAA comes from the Marixanthomonas ophiurae genome and includes:
- a CDS encoding aldehyde dehydrogenase family protein — encoded protein: MSNIETEKGKAIEQPKFKDTYDNFIGGKWVKPVKGKYFESISPVDGNSFTKVARSTKEDVDKALDAAWEAAKTWNRKSATERSNVLLKIADIIENNIETLARAETWDNGKPIRETTNADLPLAVDHFRYFAGVIRAEEGGASELDENTVSLNIWEPLGVVGQIIPWNFPILMAAWKLAPALAAGNCVVLKPAEQTPVGIMILAELIQDVVPAGVLNIINGFGLEAGKPLASSPRIKKIAFTGETTTGQLIMQYASKNIIPVTLELGGKSPNIFFKSIMDEDDDFLDKAIEGAVLFAFNQGEVCTAPSRILVEESIFDKFMERVVERTKAIKIGHPLDPETMMGAQASNDQYEKILNYIKIGKEEGCEVLAGGDSAYNEGLEGGYYIKPTIFKGNNKMRVFQEEIFGPVVCVTSFKNEADAIEIANDTLYGLGAGVWTRDMHQAYQISREVKAGRVWVNNYHAYPAHAPFGGYKKSGIGRENHKMMLDHYRQTKNMLISYDKKKLGFF
- a CDS encoding AraC family transcriptional regulator; translation: MNHSLARHKESRKIFTLVENRTTYNAEYSELNIFETHKVAERVSLTFDFPVIASMLTGKKIMHLANIPEFDFLPGESVVMPANKEMIIDFPTATKSSPTQCLALGIDPQKINEVALKFNQQVEIENENNNWSLEEGFASHLTNQVEVNYLIDRLVNTFTKNSSSKDVLLDLMIQELIIRLLQTKAKYSILNDHLEMFSDTRIGSVVKYIKENLTNKNISVDTLAEKAYMSTSNFHKKFKNTLGVSPIDFMNSEKIKFAKRLMKKNKTMLISEIAFKSGFNNVSYFNRQFKKLELMTPQQFRLSIH
- a CDS encoding cellulose synthase family protein — its product is MILEISIVIIYSIALLLIFLYALAQLNLFVNYLKAKKQKRTDPVFDFSNPEEIPFVTIQLPVYNELYVMERLLNNIAEIDYPKHKLEIQVLDDSTDESFQATTAHIKKLKDSGLDIKQMSREVRSGFKAGALKEGLKTAKGEFIAIFDADFLPKKDWLKKTVPYFKDEKIGVVQTRWGHINRDYSLLTKIQAFALDFHFVLEQVGRNFGNHFINFNGTAGIWRKTCIIDAGNWEGDTLTEDLDLSYRAQLKKWKFKYLEDVETPAELPVVISAAKSQQFRWNKGAAENFQKLYVRLLKDPTVPWKTKFHSFFHLLNSSMFLLILTVAILSVPMLYIKAANPEWAVVFYVLAGFAFSTVIFFMCYWLTYSKINGGGFKNFLKYIGMFFTFFSVAMGFSVHNSLAVLEGHFGKKSDFIRTPKFNISLKESWKENKYLTKNLSGNTIIEGVLMLYFAFGMYSAFVVGKEDGDFGLFPFHLMLFVGFAFVFFKSLLSRA